A region of the Flavobacteriaceae bacterium MAR_2010_188 genome:
CTGCTCTCGCCTACTCCCAGTAGTCTCAGGCAGACTCGAACTGCCGACCTCTACATTATCAGTGTAGCGCTCTAACCAGCTGAGCTATGAGACTCTGCCCGATCGAGATCGTGCCTAAAATATATTAAAAAAGGATCGACAGCGCGCATTAGCGAACGTTCCGGTCGCGGGACCGGCGGGGCCTCTCGGCCGCCATTTTTCTATCTCTAGAAAGGAGGTGTTCCAGCCGCACCTTCCGGTACGGCTACCTTGTTACGACTTAGCCCTAGTTACCGATTTTACCCTAGGCCGCTCCTTGCGGTGACGGACTTCAGGCACTCCCGGCTTCCATGGCTTGACGGGCGGTGTGTACAAGGCCCGGGAACGTATTCACCGCATCATGGCTGATATGCGATTACTAGCGATTCCAGCTTCACGGGGTCGAGTTGCAGACCCCGATCCGAACTGTGATAGGTTTTGTAGATTCGCTCCGCCTTGCGGCGTGGCTGCTCTCTGTACCTACCATTGTAGCACGTGTGTAGCCCAGGACGTAAGGGCCGTGATGATTTGACGTCATCCCCACCTTCCTCACGGTTTGCACCGGCAGTCTGGCTAGAGTTCCCGACATTACTCGCTGGCAACTAACCACAGGGGTTGCGCTCGTTATAGGACTTAACCTGACACCTCACGGCACGAGCTGACGACAACCATGCAGCACCTTGTAGGTAGTCCGAAGAAATAGCTATCTCTAGCTAATGCAACCTACATTTAAGCCCTGGTAAGGTTCCTCGCGTATCATCGAATTAAACCACATGCTCCACCGCTTGTGCGGGCCCCCGTCAATTCCTTTGAGTTTCATTCTTGCGAACGTACTCCCCAGGTGGGTCACTTATCACTTTCGCTTGGCCGCCCAGGGTCGCCCCCGGACAGCTAGTGACCATCGTTTACGGCGTGGACTACCAGGGTATCTAATCCTGTTCGCTCCCCACGCTTTCGTCCATCAGTGTCAGTACGTTGTTAGTGATCTGCCTTCGCAATCGGTGTTCTATGTGATATCTATGCATTTCACCGCTACACCACATATTCCAACCACTTCACAACGACTCAAGACCACCAGTATCAAGGGCAGTTCTACGGTTGAGCCGCAGACTTTCACCCCTGACTTAATGGTCCACCTACGGACCCTTTAAACCCAATGATTCCGGATAACGCTCGGATCCTCCGTATTACCGCGGCTGCTGGCACGGAGTTAGCCGATCCTTATTCTTACGGTACCGTCAGCCGCCCACACGTGGGCGGGGTTCTTCCCGTACAAAAGCAGTTTACAACCCATAGGGCAGTCTTCCTGCACGCGGCATGGCTGGATCAGGCTCTCGCCCATTGTCCAATATTCCTCACTGCTGCCTCCCGTAGGAGTCTGGTCCGTGTCTCAGTACCAGTGTGGGGGATCCCCCTCTCAGGGCCCCTACCTATCGTAGCCTTGGTGCGCCGTTACCGCACCAACTAGCTAATAGGACGCATGCCCATCTCTTACCGATGAATCTTTAATCCCGCGCACCATGCGGTGGCGGGATGCCATGGGGTATTAATCCAAATTTCTCTGGGCTATCCCCCTGTAAGAGGTAGGTCGCATACGCGTTACGCACCCGTGCGCCGGTCGCCACCATCCGAAGACGTGCTGCCCCTCGACTTGCATGTGTTAGGCCTGCCGCTAGCGTTCATCCTGAGCCAGGATCAAACTCTTCATCGTTGTATCTTATATACTTCTCGACGGCCGGTCGGTCTCCCGTCCGGTCCTGCTCTGGAACGTTCTCTAATCCGGCGGCCCCGAGGGGCCGCCTTACGCTGTCAATCCAATCTGTCAATCAACTTTACCGCCCCGGGGTCTCCCCTTTGGCGGGTGCAAATATAGCACCTTTTTCCGCTCCTACAAAACATCCGCCGGTCTTTTTTTCCCGGCCCCCTGGTCCGCCATACGGCTTCCCCTTTTTAGCGGCTGCAAATATACGCCCCTTTTCCTTCCTTCCAAATCTTTTGATAAGATTTTTTGAAGTTTTTTTTCAACTTACTAGACTCATGCTATTTACATTTAAATGAATTTGAAAAAGGACTTTCAAGATACAACATATACTTCAAAATTAAATCTAAAAATAAATTTTTCTTGTTGTAGAAAATATTCAAGCATTGACCATTTCATCTATATATATGTCATACCTACATATATTATTGTGTTATCATATTATACTCTTATCTTTGCTAATTCAAATTTTAATAAAAATAAATGATCAATATTACATTGCCCGATGGTTCAATAAAATCCTATGACAGCGCCATTACTCCTATGGATGTGGCTAAGGATATTAGCGAAGGTTTAGCAAGGAACGTTATCTCTGCTAAATATAACGGTAAGATAATCGAGGCATCCACTCCAATGAATGAAGATGGAAGCTTAGTTCTTTTTACCTGGCAAAATGATGAAGGTAAAAAAGCATTTTGGCATTCTTCTGCACATATCCTCGCCCAGGCTTTAGAAGAATTATATCCGGGAATTAAGTTGACCATTGGTCCTGCTATCGAAAATGGTTTTTACTACGATGTGGATTTAGATGATAAACATTCTATTTCTGAGAACGATTTTAAAAAGATTGAAGATAAAATGCTAGAAATTGCGCGAGGCAAATACGAGTTTAGTATGCGCGAGGTTTCTAAGCAACAAGCTTTAGATTATTATACTAAGCAACACAATCAATATAAGGTGGAGCTAATAGAGAATCTTGAAGATGGCACGATCACTTTTTGTGATCATGCAACCTTTACAGATTTGTGCCGTGGTGGACATATCCCCAATACGGGTATTGTGAAAGCCGTGAAGTTGATGTCTGTCGCAGGTGCCTATTGGAGAGGTGATGAAAAGAATACGCAGCTCACCAGAATATATGGTATCACATTTCCGAAGCAAAAAGATTTAACCGAGTATATTGAACTATTAGAGGAAGCGAAACGACGCGACCATAGAAGACTTGGAAAAGAATTGGAATTATTCACCTTCTCACAGAAAGTTGGTCAAGGTTTGCCATTATGGTTACCTAAAGGTGCGGCATTGAGAGAACGATTAGAAAATTTCCTCAAGAGCGCCCAGAAAAAAGCAGGATATGAAATGGTTATAACACCTCATATCGCTCAAAAAGAACTATATGTGACTTCTGGTCACTTTGCTAAATATGGACAAGATAGTTTTCAGCCTATCACTACTCCTGCGGAAGGAGAAGAATTTATGCTGAAGCCGATGAACTGTCCTCATCACTGTGAAATTTTTAATACTCGTCCTTTTTCATATAAGGATTTACCTAAACGATATGCCGAATTTGGTACAGTATATAGATACGAGCAAAGTGGTGAGCTTCATGGATTAACCAGAGTTAGAGGTTTTACTCAGGACGATGCCCACATTTTTTGCACACCAGATCAGCTAGATGAAGAATTTAAAAATGTAATCGACCTTGTCTTATATGTATTTAACTCCTTAGGATTTGATAATTTTTCATCTCAAGTTTCATTGAGAGATCCTGAGAATCCAGAGAAATATATTGGTACGGACGATCATTGGGAGAAAGCAGAATCTGCTATTATAAGGGCAGCCGAAGAAAAAGGGCTGGATTATGTGGTTGAAACAGGAGAGGCCGCTTTCTATGGTCCCAAGCTAGATTTTATGGTAAAAGATGCTTTGGGCAGACAATGGCAGTTAGGAACAATTCAAGTAGATTATAACCTTCCAGAAAGATTTGACCTTACCTATAAAGGGAGTGATAACGAGTTACATAGGCCAGTTATGATACACCGTGCACCATTCGGAAGTATGGAGCGTTTTGTGGCTATACTTCTAGAACATACTGGGGGTAACTTTCCGCTTTGGTTAATGCCAGAACAAGTCATTATATTATCTCTCAGCGAGAAATATGAAAAATACTCTCAAAAAGTTTTTAATTTGTTAGAAAATAACGAAATTCGCGCCCTCGTTGATAATAGAAATGAAACTATTGGCAAAAAGATAAGGGAAGCCGAAATGCAGAAGATTCCTTATATGATTATTGTCGGTGAAAATGAGGAAAATGAGGATAAGATTTCTGTCCGTCAACATGGTGGTGAGGATCTAGGCATGATTAGTGTACAAAGGTTTGTGCAAATCGTTGAAGATAAAATCAATGAAACATTGAAACCCTTTAACAGCATAAAAAAGTTTAATTAAATATATACAGCCATAGCAATTAGAAAAAGAAACTATTCCAAAAGAGTAGTAAAAGAAGATCAACACAAAATTAATTCGAACATTAGAGCCGAGAAAGTTCGTTTAGTAGGCGATAATGTGGAAATTGGAATCTATCCTATCAGGAAAGCAAGAGATCTTGCCGACGAACAGGGATTAGATCTTGTTGAAATTTCTCCCAATGCAGCACCACCAGTTTGTAAGGTGATGGATTACAAGAAATTTCTGTACGAACAAAAGAAAAGAGAGAAAGCTCTTAAAGCAAAAGCTTCCAAAGTAGTTGTCAAGGAAATCCGTTTTGGACCTAATACAGATGACCATGATTACGAATTTAAAAAGAAGCACGCTGAGAAATTTTTGAAAGATGGAGCTAAGTTAAAAGCTTTTGTCTTTTTCAAAGGAAGGTCAATAGTATTCAAGGAACAAGGACAAATCCTCTTGCTTAAATTAGCACAAGATTTGGAAGAATTCGGTAAAGTAGAACAGATGCCTAAACTTGAAGGAAAGCGAATGATTATGTTCATCGCTCCAAAAAAGACTAAATAATCCGCGAGGATTTTAAGATAGATTAAGCGAACAAAAATTAAAATAGGAACAAATGCCTAAAATGAAAACAAAATCTAGTGCTAAGAAACGCTTTAAGCTAACTGGTACTGGTAAGATTAAAAGAAAGCACGCTTTTAAGAGTCACATCTTGACTAAAAAGTCTAAGAAACGTAAGCTTGCTCTAACTCATGATACTTTAGTACATGATGCAGACACCAATAATGTTAAACTGATGTTACGTTTGAAGTAATATCTATTAACGGTTAACTTAATTAATAACCCTGGAGTACGGCTCAACAAGTGTTCGATAATTCGGACCGCCTACTACAAAAAAATTAAAAATTATGCCAAGATCAGTAAATTCTGTAGCTAAAAGGGCAAGAAGAAAAAAAGTCCTTAAACAAGCTAAAGGTTATTTCGGAAGACGTAAAAACGTTTGGACAGTAGCCAAAAATGCGGTTGATAAAGCGATGGTCTATTCGTACAGAGACCGTAGAGCAAAAAAGAGAAATTTCCGCTCTTTGTGGATTATGCGTATTAACGCTGCCGCAAGATTAAATGGAATGACATATTCACAATTTATGGGTGGTTTAAAAACTTCTCAAGTTGGCTTAAATCGTAAGGTCCTAGCGGATTTGGCGATGAACCATCCTGAAGCTTTTGGAGCACTAATCAAAAAGATAAAATAGAGAAATCTATATAATTTATTCGCTTAATACAAAAATCCGGCTTTATGCCGGATTTTTCATTTTATATAATTGAGGTTCAGCAATTATTGACTTGATAAGTTTAAATCAGCTAAAATTAAGATATCGTTAACTCTTTATTTGACCAATAATAATAGTTTTGTCTTTCCAAAAAATTAAAAACCCAAATCTATGAAAATCTCAAAGAACCTCAGAAACGCTTCGCTCCTATTTATCTTATCCATCATGTTTGCAGGAACAACACAAGCACAATCTGATTCTCCTTATGAATGGAAATGGGTTCGTGACGGTATTTGGACAGGAGCAGGAATTGTAGGTAGTGGTTATGGCCTGTTATTAATTCAAGAGAAAGATGATATTACTGAAGCCGAATTAAATCAACTCAATACAGAAGATATTAATTTTCTAGACAGATGGGTTGCAGGAAATAGTTCAGAGAAAGCTAATAGTATAAGTGATATACCTTTTGCATTTTCTTTTACCGCACCATTTATCTTGCTCTTTGATGATGAAGTTAATGACCATACGGGACAGGTATTAGGTTTGTACTTAGAAAGCATGGCT
Encoded here:
- a CDS encoding threonyl-tRNA synthetase, which translates into the protein MINITLPDGSIKSYDSAITPMDVAKDISEGLARNVISAKYNGKIIEASTPMNEDGSLVLFTWQNDEGKKAFWHSSAHILAQALEELYPGIKLTIGPAIENGFYYDVDLDDKHSISENDFKKIEDKMLEIARGKYEFSMREVSKQQALDYYTKQHNQYKVELIENLEDGTITFCDHATFTDLCRGGHIPNTGIVKAVKLMSVAGAYWRGDEKNTQLTRIYGITFPKQKDLTEYIELLEEAKRRDHRRLGKELELFTFSQKVGQGLPLWLPKGAALRERLENFLKSAQKKAGYEMVITPHIAQKELYVTSGHFAKYGQDSFQPITTPAEGEEFMLKPMNCPHHCEIFNTRPFSYKDLPKRYAEFGTVYRYEQSGELHGLTRVRGFTQDDAHIFCTPDQLDEEFKNVIDLVLYVFNSLGFDNFSSQVSLRDPENPEKYIGTDDHWEKAESAIIRAAEEKGLDYVVETGEAAFYGPKLDFMVKDALGRQWQLGTIQVDYNLPERFDLTYKGSDNELHRPVMIHRAPFGSMERFVAILLEHTGGNFPLWLMPEQVIILSLSEKYEKYSQKVFNLLENNEIRALVDNRNETIGKKIREAEMQKIPYMIIVGENEENEDKISVRQHGGEDLGMISVQRFVQIVEDKINETLKPFNSIKKFN
- a CDS encoding bacterial translation initiation factor 3 (bIF-3); the encoded protein is MEIGIYPIRKARDLADEQGLDLVEISPNAAPPVCKVMDYKKFLYEQKKREKALKAKASKVVVKEIRFGPNTDDHDYEFKKKHAEKFLKDGAKLKAFVFFKGRSIVFKEQGQILLLKLAQDLEEFGKVEQMPKLEGKRMIMFIAPKKTK
- a CDS encoding LSU ribosomal protein L35P, translating into MPKMKTKSSAKKRFKLTGTGKIKRKHAFKSHILTKKSKKRKLALTHDTLVHDADTNNVKLMLRLK
- a CDS encoding LSU ribosomal protein L20P gives rise to the protein MPRSVNSVAKRARRKKVLKQAKGYFGRRKNVWTVAKNAVDKAMVYSYRDRRAKKRNFRSLWIMRINAAARLNGMTYSQFMGGLKTSQVGLNRKVLADLAMNHPEAFGALIKKIK